The Calothrix sp. PCC 7507 DNA segment CTACGCTATAGAACCATTGTAGATTATTCTTTTTTGGTTGTACTCGTGGGGTATAAGTTGATAAATTTGTAGTAGTTGAAAGTGATGGTAATGGACTTACTACTTGCGCGAAACTTGGTGTATTGAGGTTTAGTAAAACGCTACTGCTAAGACCTAATGAGGTGAAAAAGATACTGCGAATGTATGAAGATGCCATAATCGTAAACGCCTATTTGCTTTGTTTGAATCCCTTTGATTATGTTTACGACAAAGCAATAGTGTATTTACGCAGTTTATATTGAAATATTTATTAATAAAAAAGCGGGCAAGATGCCCGCGCTACAAGTTTGAATGAAAAATATCTAAGAAAACAATTATAGCGGTTCCCATTCAGATGCGGTACAAAATTATATCCCAAACTGTGGGGGCACGGCACTGCCCATTGGTGTCAACTTAAGCCCAGATGGCTTATTGCACAGCTTACCTACCCACCTTGGAATGAATTCCAAGGCTAATAGGCAAAGTTTACTAAAGTAAACTGGGGATAAATGATAATTTTTAGTTAGCTTTAGCTTACTTTTGCTATTAGACTCAGAATTCATTCTGAGGCGGGACATGGATTTCACGTTAAGTTGACACGCATGGGCACTGCCGTGCCCTTATGAGTGTACCTCACGTAACTGCTACAAAATTTGAAAAGCATTAAAAAATCTACTCGCGTCACCAACAGCAGGATTTTCAACGAAGAGTACATATATACGTTGACCTGCTAAAAATACTCTAAGTTTGGTAATTTTTTGCCCCTCTTGATATGTATATTCCTTACCAGGATAACTACCTAAGGAGATATTGCGAGTTTCCAGTATTTTTTTATATTTATCTTGAAACCCACCGACAAATGCAGTCAATAATTCCTTTGGATCAACTTGGCTGATATCTATCCGATACTGTCCGTAAAAAATCCCATATTTACTTTCATCTGTTTCTGCTAGTTGTGCCTCCATAAGTATATATTCATTATCTAATTTCATGGTCATGACACCTGGCTCAACGGGTAAGATACCAGAGAAATTCCAGGTACTAGAGGAAACATTTTTCCATCCAGAAATGGTATTAGCTTCTGCTAAGATTATTGGCGATTCTGATTGACTCGCTTGGGTTTTTGATGCGCTAATGGCTTGTGCTTTGGGAAGACAAACTGAAGTTCCTAACACTAGGATTGCAAGTGCCAATTTCCATGATTTCATGATTATGTATCTCCTATGAATATTGTCGATGTATTGTTTTAGATGTCAGTTATATTCTCTGAACCCCTTCATAGGAAGATACGAATTTATTTACGTGCAATTACGCAGGTTATAAAAGATTTATTTTGATTTTCTCGAAGAATAATATAATGTTTTTTAGGGTGTGTGAAGGCTACAATAAAAAGCGTGAAGAAATCAAATCAATCTATATTGCGATCGCACACCAGCACCAACAGCAGATTCCTTGATATCATGCGAACGACTTACGTCGCGCAAGCTTCGCACCGCACCATTTCCAGATGATTATAGTCGCCGCGATCGCAAGTTTTGTGAGCAATGCAAAATTAGACGCTTTTACGTCTGACTCCAGTCTTCAATCTCTAAACCTTCGATTTTCTCGAAATCGCTGTGATTGTTAGTTACAAGAACCAAATCGTTAGCGATCGCAATTCCAGTATCAACTAAGGCTGCTTTCATCACTTCTTCTTCCCAAAAAAGCCTGTTGACGACGGGTGATGATTTCCTCACTGAAATCGAAAAATGTCTCATCTGGCATATCATCCCAACAGCCTGCAAACTGCATGATTTGTTCGGGTGTGCTTTGAGATGCTTCTACACCGACTCGGAAATAATGGATAAAATTATATACTTCTTCCAGCTTTTCTTCAGGGATGAGATTGATTTCTGTTAGCAATTTGGTACATAAATTTGATGGGTTCATGTTTTTTCCGTAGGATGTGTCGGCTTGTATTTATTTTAAATCTAGCGCGATCGCGTCAGCTTTCCGTAGGAATCACCCAACATACATAGAGCAAATTTACCAATTTATCAAATAGACTAATTACTTACTTTTTGGTTACATTATGTGTAATAGCTGCAACTTCTTCCTCATGAGATAAGTTTTTATCGCGGGTTTTAAACTCATCTAATAATTTAAAAAATCTTGCCAAACCAGCTTTTTCATCCTGACAATAGAGCATGATAATTTTTGCCCAGGAGTTTGAGGTATGCAGTTTATATTTCTGCTCGACAAAATCATGAAATTTGTCACAGAAATCTTTTTCTTCTTCGGTTAATTCAATGCCTAATTCTCTCCTAGCTATTTTATAACCTGCTAAGAATATAAATAAGTTGTTAACTGAAGCTCTACCAATATACATTCCTGGTCTAGCTTTAATTTTTTCTAATATTTGATATATTCCACTACTCATATTAAACCTATTTAACCAACTTCCTGGTAAAGCTCCCCAGCAGATAACGAACTCACCGATGCACCTAAATATGAATATGTGTATATTAATGCTAAGGTCGCAGCAAATCGTCAAAGATACCCATAATTTTAGCGATCGCACTTTGAATTTAACCCGTACCGTAAAGCGATCGCACTTCTCAATCAAGCCTTACTGTAAAAGCGATCACACTTCTCAACCAAGCCTTACTCTACAAGCGAACGACTTACGTCGCGCAAGCTTCGCCCAAGCAACATTAAGCAAATTCTCATTACAAGTATTATGGTGATGCAAATCTTACTTTATTTTCAGTAACGACTACAAACTGTTCGGGCAGTCTATCTGCATAATTTTCTAACAAAAGCTGAAGTTTATTGATTTTATTAGTAGCTCTTTCGTTCTCCAATCGCAAGAAAACTATACCTCTGTGCGAACTACCTTCTCGAAATACTTTATCACCAAAATCTTTATCGTTGGTTATTAAAATCCAATTTTCATTCAATGCTTTTTCTAGAACCTCGTCATCGCTGATACCCCGCGCTTCGTCATACACGGAGAACACTTCATAACCCCGATCGCGTAACCAACGAGCAACTTTTGACCCGGTACATTCGTCTACTAAAAAGCGCATTTAAGTATTTTCCACTAGTAGAGGCATAAAAGTGGTGTTTGATAGTGACTTACTGGCGAACAAAATACAAGCTTGAATATCTTCAGAAGTTAGCCCTTCGTATTCTTCGATAATTTCTGTGAAGCTTGCACCATGAGCGAGGAGGTTAAGAATATACTCAACGCTTAAACGAGTTCCTTTAATGGTAGGTTTTCCTGCTAGGACTTTTGGGTTGAGGACTATTCGTTCTAGTAATTGCTGATTTGTCATTTTTATTGTCCTTGTGGTTATATTTTCCAAAGCTTGCTGTTGCAGATAGGGTGGAACTAATGCGTATTCTCGCTTCAGAGTTGGAAACTAGTGACGATATTTATCCTTTAGAACCACACAAAACTTATTACCTAGAAACACCATACGATAATTTTGGTGTAGGGGAGGTTTTAATGCAAGCCATCCAACAGGGTGACAAGACTGATTAAATAATATGCGATTCAAATACTCAACAAATAAACCATCGCAAAATGAATTTGATAGTTTGCCAAGAATTCCACTTATTCTTCGTAGTAATAATAGATTTGTTGAAGTCGTTGGGTTAGTAGATAGTGGTGCGACGATACTTCCTAACCCACAGCAAAATCTGTAAACTGTCTTTTATAAGGTGAATGAAATCCGATAACAATGTCTTGTTTTGGAACTCCCATTAAAACTAGCTCTTCCGCAATATTTATCTCTGTTCCATTCCACTGAATCCAAATTTTTTCATTTTTGATATCAATGTGTATTGAACAACCATACACACGACGTTTATTTTCCCAGCCTACATTAACAAGTTGATAATGGTCGCGTACAGTATCAAATATTTGTTCTACTTCTACATCGCCATAAGAAGGTTTATAACTACCATATTTTGTCAAAAGTTGCTGAATGTATTCCCTATATTTTTCTAACTTATCCATCTTACTATCTCCTCAGTTTCAGTATCGTAAACTACCAGTTTTAATTGAAATTCTTGAATTTGAAGCTGTAGAAACGGAAGCGTAAAAAAATCATTATAGGTTTCTGCATCAACTGCTAAATATAGGTTACGTTCTGGTTCTTTTTTCCTAAGAGCAGTACGATAGTTAAGGAATTGTCCCAAAGCAAGATGAAAATCAGTGATAGCTGATGGATTTAGAAAACTTTTGATTTCAACAGCAATTTTTTCACCTTCTTTTTCTGCTGCAAGTAACTTCTCTGCTCCCAAATCGATACGCATCTGAACTTGACCAAAATCAATATATAGAGGATCGTTTGTAATATTCCACCCGTCTTTTTCCAAAGCTAATCTCACAATATCGTGAAATTTATCCTTCGCTGACATAACTTAATTTATTCATCTGGGAGTATTAGCATTCTACCTCATAGTTAAGGTGTGCAAGTATAATACTATTGGCTTCTACCCTAACTAGCCAAGCGATCGCAGCACTTCTCATTCAAACCATACCGTAAAGCGATCGCATATCACAGAACCTTGCCAATCGCACTTCTAATTTAACCCATATTTTCCATGTAATCGCATTTCTCAACCAAGTCATACTGTAAAAGCGATCGCTATCCAACATCACCAAACTAATCACCCTATCGCATCTGTGATACCAATTCTCTAAAACAAGGGAACAAAAGCGCGATCGCGTCAGCTTTCCGTAGGAATCACCCAACATACATAGAGCAAATTTACCAATTTATCAAATAGACTAATTACTTACTTTTTGGTTACATTATGTGTAATAGCTGCAACTTCTTCCTCATGAGATAAGTTTTTATCGCGGGTTTTAAACTCATCTAATAATTTAAAAAATCTTGCCAAACCAGCTTTTTCATCCTGACAATAGAGCATGATAATTTTTGCCCAGGAGTTTGAGGTATGCAGTTTATATTTCTGCTCGACAAAATCATGAAATTTGTCACAGAAATCTTTTTCTTCTTCGGTTAATTCAATGCCTAATTCTCTCCTAGCTATTTTATAACCTGCTAAGAATATAAATAAGTTGTTAACTGAAGCTCTACCAATATACATTCCTGGTCTAGCTTTAATTTTTTCTAATATTTGATATATTCCACTACTCATATTAAACCTATTTAACCAACTTCCTGGTAAAGCTCCCCAGCAGATAACGAACTCACCGATGCACCTAAATATGAATATGTGTATATTAATGCTAAGGTCGCAGCAAATCGTCAAAGATACCCATAATTTTAGCGATCGCACTTTGAATTTAACCCGTACCGTAAAGCGATCGCACTTCTCAATCAAGCCTTACTGTAAAAGCGATCACACTTCTCAACCAAGCCTTACTCTACAAGCGAACGACTTACGTCGCGCAAGCTTCGCCCAAGCAACATTAAGCAAATTCTCATTACAAGTATTATGGTGATGCAAATCTTACTTTATTTTCAGTAACGACTACAAACTGTTCGGGCAGTCTATCTGCATAATTTTCTAACAAAAGCTGAAGTTTATTGATTTTATTAGTAGCTCTTTCGTTCTCCAATCGCAAGAAAACTATACCTCTGTGCGAACTACCTTCTCGAAATACTTTATCACCAAAATCTTTATCGTTGGTTATTAAAATCCAATTTTCATTCAATGCTTTTTCTAGAACCTCGTCATCGCTGATACCCCGCGCTTCGTCATACACGGAGAACACTTCATAACCCCGATCGCGTAACCAACGAGCAACTTTTGACCCGGTACATTCGTCTACTAAAAAGCGCATTTAAGTATTTTCCACTAGTAGAGGCATAAAAGTGGTGTTTGATAGTGACTTACTGGCGAACAAAATACAAGCTTGAATATCTTCAGAAGTTAGCCCTTCGTATTCTTCGATAATTTCTGTGAAGCTGGCACCGTGACCGAGGAGGTTAAGAATATACTCAACACTCAAGCGAGTTCCTTTGATGGTAGGTTTTCCTGCTAGGACTTTTGGGTTGAGGACTATTCGTTCTAGTAATTGCTGATTTTTCATTTTTATTTTCCTTGTGGTTATATTTCTAAAATTTGATGATACTAATCTCCTAATTTAATGTAGCGCGATACGCGAAGCGTAAAGCCTTCGGCTTATCGCACTTTGAATTTAACCCATACCGTAAAGCGATCGCATTTCTCAACCAAGCCATACTGTAAAAGCGATCGCACTTCTCAACCAAGTCGTACTGTAAAAGCGATCGCACACCAACATTACCAAACCAATCACCCAAATCCAGCGATCGCAGCAAACTGGTATTTAAAATTACGAATTACGAATTACGAATTATTTTTGATGTTGTCACACAAACGTCTATCTTCTGCGCTGACATCGGGGTTATTTTGCAGATAATCGTGCAGCCAGTTGCAACCTTTTTTAAGCAAATAAGCTAGATTGTCATCTTTGAGGTTTATTTCTTTCAAATTCTCTGAACTCCAAAGTCTTCTACTTCCATCAATATGGTCTAAACTCCAAAGTTTAATTGTTCCATTATCGCTAGCAGAAGCTAAAGTCTTACTATCTGGACTGAAATTGATACTTGAAATTGAAGCACTATAACTTTTGAATGTTAAT contains these protein-coding regions:
- a CDS encoding DUF5615 family PIN-like protein, which translates into the protein MRFLVDECTGSKVARWLRDRGYEVFSVYDEARGISDDEVLEKALNENWILITNDKDFGDKVFREGSSHRGIVFLRLENERATNKINKLQLLLENYADRLPEQFVVVTENKVRFASP
- a CDS encoding DUF433 domain-containing protein encodes the protein MTNQQLLERIVLNPKVLAGKPTIKGTRLSVEYILNLLAHGASFTEIIEEYEGLTSEDIQACILFASKSLSNTTFMPLLVENT
- a CDS encoding XisI protein, with amino-acid sequence MDKLEKYREYIQQLLTKYGSYKPSYGDVEVEQIFDTVRDHYQLVNVGWENKRRVYGCSIHIDIKNEKIWIQWNGTEINIAEELVLMGVPKQDIVIGFHSPYKRQFTDFAVG
- a CDS encoding XisH family protein, which translates into the protein MSAKDKFHDIVRLALEKDGWNITNDPLYIDFGQVQMRIDLGAEKLLAAEKEGEKIAVEIKSFLNPSAITDFHLALGQFLNYRTALRKKEPERNLYLAVDAETYNDFFTLPFLQLQIQEFQLKLVVYDTETEEIVRWIS
- a CDS encoding DUF433 domain-containing protein, with translation MKNQQLLERIVLNPKVLAGKPTIKGTRLSVEYILNLLGHGASFTEIIEEYEGLTSEDIQACILFASKSLSNTTFMPLLVENT